In Candidatus Dojkabacteria bacterium, one DNA window encodes the following:
- a CDS encoding NUDIX domain-containing protein, translated as MKPIDLHPFQMIVLKKLLFLPTARFRDLKIEGLTTDHLTYHINKLIKLGLVSKINTIYTLTPEGKEFSNRIDEHSSQIEVQGKRGVLVRVSRKIGRKTEYLASKRLKHPFYGYIGFHTGKIRAGETVYEAARRELLEETGLIVKTLKFGGIDHFVDFDKEGKFLRDQYFYWFDVTEFEGELIIDNPEEGVSNFWITKQALKKEKVFPGLWDRAYWENKKSIIFVEQKRVLTEF; from the coding sequence ATGAAACCAATTGACCTCCATCCATTCCAAATGATTGTCCTCAAAAAGTTACTCTTTCTCCCAACAGCAAGATTTAGAGATCTAAAGATAGAAGGCCTTACAACAGATCATTTAACATATCACATAAACAAATTGATTAAGCTTGGTCTAGTTTCCAAAATAAATACCATCTACACACTTACACCAGAAGGCAAGGAGTTTTCAAATCGAATAGATGAGCACTCTTCACAGATAGAGGTTCAAGGCAAACGTGGCGTATTGGTTAGAGTAAGTAGAAAAATTGGCAGAAAGACAGAATACCTTGCAAGTAAGCGGCTAAAACACCCGTTTTATGGTTATATAGGCTTTCATACAGGCAAAATTAGGGCTGGTGAAACAGTCTACGAAGCTGCTCGTAGAGAACTTTTGGAAGAAACAGGGCTCATTGTTAAAACCCTAAAATTTGGTGGGATAGACCATTTTGTCGACTTTGATAAAGAAGGAAAATTTTTACGAGATCAATACTTTTATTGGTTTGATGTAACTGAATTTGAAGGAGAGCTAATAATCGACAACCCAGAGGAAGGTGTCAGCAATTTTTGGATAACGAAGCAAGCACTAAAAAAAGAAAAGGTGTTTCCAGGTCTTTGGGATCGAGCCTACTGGGAAAACAAGAAGAGTATTATATTTGTGGAACAAAAACGAGTCCTCACTGAATTCTAG
- a CDS encoding proline--tRNA ligase, which yields MAQKITPQSKDFAKWYQDVVSMADLAESSEVRGCGIVKPYGYKIWELMKTELARLIEETGAENVYFPMFIPYENLQAEKDHVEGFSPELAVVTHAGGEKLVNKLVVRPTSETGMYKAYAKWIQSYNDLPLRLNQWNNVVRWEKRPRPFLRWSEFLWQEGHTVFAKEEEAMAEMWQMLDIYEKFYEFLAIPVFKGKKSQMEKFAGAEITSCVEVMARDGKAIQGATSHHLGQNFAKVFNIKFVGEDGEEHYPYQNSWGCTWRAIGVLIMTHGDDAGLRLPPNIAPIQIVVVPIYKDDNKETVIRYANEVADELKDYRIKVDLREGISPGFKFNEWELKGVPLRLEIGGMETADKTVTVARRDTGEKSKVNITDFISSIPNLFSQIHENLYKQAADFGGTHIHRIENMDEIKDQIGFFEASWCESPESEKFLKEKFSMVSRVLPKESMDKEPKNKKCFITGESAKHDWLFAKSY from the coding sequence ATGGCACAAAAAATAACACCACAGTCAAAAGATTTTGCAAAGTGGTATCAGGACGTAGTTTCAATGGCAGATTTAGCCGAGAGCTCCGAAGTTCGGGGTTGTGGAATAGTAAAACCATATGGGTACAAGATTTGGGAACTAATGAAAACAGAATTAGCAAGACTTATAGAAGAAACCGGAGCCGAAAACGTATATTTCCCAATGTTTATTCCATATGAAAATTTGCAGGCGGAGAAGGACCATGTAGAAGGATTCTCACCTGAACTAGCCGTTGTTACTCATGCCGGGGGTGAGAAGCTTGTTAACAAACTTGTGGTAAGGCCTACAAGTGAGACAGGAATGTATAAAGCATATGCAAAATGGATTCAAAGTTATAACGATCTTCCGCTTCGTTTAAATCAGTGGAACAACGTTGTAAGGTGGGAAAAACGTCCAAGGCCATTTTTGCGTTGGTCTGAATTCTTGTGGCAAGAGGGACACACGGTATTTGCAAAGGAGGAAGAGGCAATGGCTGAGATGTGGCAAATGCTGGACATTTACGAAAAGTTTTATGAGTTTTTGGCTATTCCGGTATTCAAAGGGAAAAAATCTCAAATGGAAAAGTTTGCCGGAGCCGAGATCACATCATGTGTTGAAGTAATGGCACGTGATGGAAAAGCTATTCAGGGTGCCACTAGTCACCATTTGGGCCAAAACTTTGCAAAAGTGTTTAACATAAAATTTGTTGGTGAAGATGGTGAGGAGCACTATCCTTATCAAAACAGTTGGGGGTGTACATGGAGGGCCATAGGTGTGCTTATTATGACCCATGGTGATGATGCCGGATTAAGACTTCCGCCCAATATTGCACCTATTCAAATTGTCGTTGTGCCAATTTACAAAGATGATAACAAAGAAACCGTCATAAGATATGCAAACGAAGTGGCAGATGAGCTTAAAGACTACAGAATTAAAGTTGATTTACGTGAAGGGATAAGTCCCGGGTTTAAATTTAACGAGTGGGAGTTAAAGGGCGTACCTCTTAGACTTGAGATCGGTGGAATGGAAACTGCAGATAAAACAGTTACCGTTGCAAGAAGGGATACTGGGGAAAAGTCTAAAGTTAACATCACTGATTTTATCTCGAGTATTCCGAACTTATTTTCACAGATACATGAAAATCTATATAAGCAGGCAGCTGACTTTGGTGGAACACATATTCATCGCATTGAAAACATGGACGAAATAAAAGATCAGATTGGTTTTTTTGAAGCATCATGGTGTGAAAGCCCTGAGAGTGAAAAGTTCTTGAAAGAAAAGTTTTCTATGGTTTCAAGGGTTTTGCCAAAAGAAAGCATGGATAAAGAGCCTAAAAATAAAAAATGCTTTATTACCGGTGAATCTGCAAAACACGACTGGTTATTTGCAAAATCTTATTAA